Proteins from one Natrinema salinisoli genomic window:
- a CDS encoding DUF5802 family protein: MFEVFSRSYYLGRLYVTPTHGDHALMDSEQHERINEAVYATGDGLERLDTPLVMKLESRHFPVHGGTNVPANTLALPESMLEGTEVRNPPSLREVFLARRERAQQLLAFTGAWRDGGSVGPTDDDLPNAGT; this comes from the coding sequence ATGTTCGAGGTGTTCTCGCGAAGCTATTATCTCGGACGACTCTACGTGACGCCCACCCACGGGGATCACGCACTCATGGACAGCGAGCAACACGAGCGGATCAACGAGGCGGTGTACGCGACCGGTGACGGGCTCGAGCGCCTCGATACGCCGCTCGTGATGAAGCTCGAGTCGCGGCACTTCCCGGTTCACGGAGGGACGAACGTCCCGGCGAACACGCTCGCGCTCCCGGAATCGATGCTCGAGGGAACCGAGGTCAGGAACCCGCCCTCGCTTCGGGAGGTCTTCCTCGCCAGGCGAGAGCGCGCCCAGCAGTTGCTCGCGTTCACCGGCGCGTGGCGCGACGGCGGGAGCGTCGGACCGACCGACGACGACCTGCCCAACGCCGGAACCTAA